One window from the genome of Sesamum indicum cultivar Zhongzhi No. 13 linkage group LG15, S_indicum_v1.0, whole genome shotgun sequence encodes:
- the LOC105177468 gene encoding uncharacterized protein LOC105177468, whose translation MGCTASVYAIGKKKKKIIPQVSVFFPSLRIPVHSDIHTTLRGLIPKDLAHRISSLRNQIVLVAEDTGGSAIAELTRALEEYLSLLLGLTKKDYGLQELVEFRWRELEDARQEICVANSWFELFSVLHMMAMLTLMEANLKLIPQDSSLSERLVSADCMRDAVDLLLKAAGYLNFCIGNVLPRLPPDIKSKLPLDMHESILEAISYQALAQGTEIQLGLAVQSHNATLSVKRRLACEQLSFFAQAHCCLSEVNANGAALKKQLLFLKWKFLEAKAAAYYYHGLILDKGTEPSSHVSAVCCFLAAEELIAESKKACLTFCLADPITRAPPPWGAMKHLHKKIPETASKKSQMYGYLLEQEKDLQNLPDLPEFQLSLKPDEYELPEVDPAWDCGKWEITEQTLKEHLNDEPET comes from the exons ATGGGGTGCACAGCTTCAGTCTATGCAATTggtaaaaagaagaagaagattatCCCCCAAGTCTCCGTATTTTTCCCCTCTTTGCGCATTCCCGTCCATTCCGATATCCACACAACACTCCGAGGCTTAATCCCTAAGGATCTTGCTCATAGAATTTCTTCCCTCAGAAATCAGATTGTCTTAGTTGCTGAGGACACTg GCGGGTCAGCCATCGCTGAACTAACAAGAGCACTGGAGGAATACTTGTCCCTTCTGCTGGGCCTTACAAAGAAAG ATTACGGGCTTCAAGAATTGGTGGAGTTCAGATGGAGAGAGTTAGAAGATGCAAGGCAG GAAATCTGTGTGGCAAACTCCTGGTTTGAACTATTCTCTGTTCTACATATGATGGCTATGCTCACGCTGATGGAGGCAAATCTGAAGCTAATTCCCCAAGACAGTAGCCTGTCTGAGAGGCTTGTATCTGCAG ATTGTATGAGGGATGCTGTTGATTTATTGCTGAAAGCAGCAGGATATTTGAATTTCTGCATTGGCAATGTTCTTCCCAGGCTACCACCTGACATAAA GAGCAAGCTGCCTTTGGATATGCACGAGAGCATCCTAGAGGCAATTTCTTATCAAGCCCTAGCACAG GGAACAGAAATTCAGCTTGGGCTGGCTGTCCAAAGCCACAATGCAACTTTATCTGTGAAGAGGAGACTAGCTTGTGAACAACTGAGTTTCTTTGCGCAg GCCCACTGCTGCTTGTCTGAAGTTAATGCCAATGGTGCAGCTCTAAAGAAGCAATTGTTGTTCCTCAAGTGGAAGTTTCTAGAAGCAAAG GCGGCAGCCTACTACTATCATGGTCTAATCCTTGATAAAGGCACCGAGCCATCCTCCCATGTGAGTGCAGTTTGCTGTTTCCTTGCTGCGGAAGAGTTGATAGCTGAGAGCAAGAAGGCCTGCTTAACCTTCTGCCTTGCAGATCCAATTACAAG GGCTCCTCCGCCCTGGGGTGCCATGAAGCATTTACACAAGAAAATTCCAGAAACCGCATCCAAGAAATCTCAGATGTATGGCTACCTTTTGGAGCAAGAGAA GGATCTGCAAAATTTGCCTGATCTTCCAGAATTTCAGTTGTCGCTGAAACCAGATGAGTATGAGTTACCTGAAGTGGATCCAGCATGGGATTGTGGGAAGTGGGAAATTACTGAACAAACATTAAAGGAACACCTGAATGATGAACCAGAAACTTGA
- the LOC105177475 gene encoding protein AUXIN SIGNALING F-BOX 2, with translation MCLFQSVMNYFPEEVLEHVFDFLTSHRDRNAVSLVCKSWYSVERFSREKVFIGNCYAVDPERLIARFPRVRSLTLKGKPHFADFNLVPHDWGGYVYPWIEAMAKNGINLEELRLKRMVVSDESLELLAKSFPNFKSLVLVSCDGFSTDGLAAIASNCRFLRELDLQENEVDDRKGQWLSCFPDTCTSLVSLNFACLKGEASVAALERLVARCRNLRSLRLNHAVPLDTLQKILVQAPQLNDLGTGTFVHDPDSDAYCKLKNAIKKCKSIRSLSGFLDVNTRCLPAVYPICTNLTSLNLSYAPGIYSSELIKLICHCKKLERLWILDTIGDKGLDVVASTCKELQELRVFPSDLYGVGNAAVTEEGLVAVSAGCPKLNSLLYFCQQMTNAALITVAKNCPNFIRFRLCTLDPTIPDAVTNQPLDEGFGAIVQSCKGLKRLSVSGLLTDQVFLYIGMYAEQLEMLSIAFAGDSDKGMLYVLNGCKKLKKLEIRDSPFGNVALLADVGKYETMRSLWMSSCEVTFGACKTLAEKMPRLNVEIINEGEQIEASPDDRHRVEKMYLYRTLVGPRRDAPDFVWTL, from the exons ATGTGTTTGTTCCAGAGTGTGATGAATTACTTCCCGGAGGAAGTACTAGAGCACGTCTTCGATTTCCTGACCTCGCATCGGGACCGGAATGCGGTGTCTTTAGTCTGCAAGTCTTGGTATAGTGTGGAAAGATTTAGCCGAGAAAAGGTTTTTATTGGCAACTGCTACGCCGTCGATCCTGAGCGTCTGATTGCTAGGTTCCCCAGGGTTCGGTCCTTAACTCTTAAAGGCAAACCCCATTTCGCGGACTTCAATCTGGTGCCTCATGATTGGGGTGGCTACGTGTACCCTTGGATTGAGGCCATGGCCAAGAATGGAATAAATCTGGAGGAGCTGAGGTTAAAGAGGATGGTGGTGTCTGATGAGAGCCTTGAGCTGCTTGCGAAGTCTTTTCCCAATTTCAAGTCTTTGGTCTTGGTCAGCTGCGACGGGTTCAGTACTGATGGCCTTGCTGCCATTGCATCCAATTGCAG GTTTCTTAGGGAGCTTGACTTGCAGGAAAATGAAGTTGATGATCGCAAGGGACAGTGGCTCAGCTGTTTTCCTGACACGTGCACCTCTCTAGTCTCTTTAAATTTTGCATGCCTCAAAGGAGAAGCTAGTGTGGCAGCTCTTGAGAGGCTAGTAGCAAGATGCCGTAATCTTAGAAGTCTGAGACTTAATCATGCAGTGCCTCTGGACACTCTTCAGAAGATTTTGGTGCAGGCACCTCAATTGAATGATCTGGGGACTGGGACTTTTGTCCATGATCCAGATTCAGACGCGTACtgcaaattgaaaaatgcTATTAAGAAGTGTAAATCAATTAGAAGCTTGTCAGGATTCCTGGATGTCAATACGCGCTGTTTGCCTGCTGTCTACCCAATTTGCACAAATTTGACATCTTTGAACTTGAGCTACGCTCCAGGAATCTACAGTAGTGAGCTTATAAAGCTAATCTGTCACTGCAAGAAATTAGAGCGTCTATGG ATCTTAGATACAATTGGAGATAAAGGGCTTGATGTCGTGGCCTCCACATGTAAAGAACTACAGGAGTTGAGAGTCTTCCCCTCTGACCTTTATGGTGTGGGTAATGCAGCTGTAACAGAAGAAGGACTAGTTGCTGTATCAGCTGGATGCCCCAAGCTAAACTCGCTGCTCTATTTCTGTCAGCAGATGACTAATGCTGCGCTCATCACCGTGGCAAAAAATTGCCCCAACTTTATCCGCTTCCGGTTGTGCACCCTTGACCCAACTATACCAGATGCAGTGACCAATCAACCACTTGATGAAGGTTTTGGGGCGATTGTTCAGTCGTGCAAGGGTCTGAAGCGGTTATCAGTGTCAGGTCTTCTGACAGATCAGGTTTTCCTTTATATAGGAATGTATGCTGAGCAGCTGGAAATGCTTTCAATTGCCTTTGCTGGGGATAGTGACAAAGGAATGCTTTATGTGTTGAATGGGTGCAAGAAACTGAAGAAACTAGAGATCAGGGATAGCCCCTTTGGTAATGTGGCACTTCTTGCGGACGTGGGAAAGTATGAGACAATGCGATCCCTTTGGATGTCGTCCTGTGAAGTGACCTTTGGAGCATGCAAGACCCTTGCAGAGAAGATGCCAAGACTTAATGTGGAGATCATTAATGAAGGCGAGCAGATTGAGGCTAGCCCCGATGATAGACATAGAGTCGAAAAGATGTACTTGTATCGGACACTGGTTGGGCCTCGGAGAGATGCACCTGACTTCGTTTGGACATTGTAG
- the LOC105177474 gene encoding cysteine-rich and transmembrane domain-containing protein A-like translates to MSYQPLPPHDNHPPPGYGTVYHPQPGYPSAPPQPPFEGYPYPPPPPSGYPYPPPPQHGGGYQGYFNQGYPPPPPPTQVYHCDHYHQDDDSGCTSFLRGCLAALCCCCILEECFF, encoded by the exons ATGAGTTATCAACCACTGCCCCCCCACGACAACCATCCTCCTCCAg GGTATGGAACGGTTTACCATCCACAACCCGGATACCCATCCGCGCCACCTCAACCACCTTTTGAAGGCTATCCGTATCCGCCCCCTCCGCCTTCAGGGTACCCGTATCCCCCACCCCCACAACATGGAGGTGGTTATCAAGGATACTTCAATCAAGGGTATCCTCCGCCGCCGCCTCCCACCCAGGTTTACCATTGTGATCATTATCATCAAGATGATGACTCTGGTTGTACCTCCTTTTTACGAGGATG TTTAGCGGCCCTCTGTTGCTGTTGTATATTAGAGGAGTGCTTCTTCTGA
- the LOC105177473 gene encoding GEM-like protein 5, which translates to MNRNTNQQVVESVEYPHLSFSTADPDPPTPPSSSVYGQQMKADAPSSSTAPPSKSNNAENAEKWGTHVMGTPAVPTCHPNNQKAALWGAADQKDYQNHHHPYIQYTPIDTSTATPFDSVLQKFNTWSAKAESTAHNIWHNLKTGSSVSGAAWGKVNLRAKTITGGGFEALYKQTFATYPNETLKKTFACYLSTSTGPVAGTLYLSTIHVAFCSDRPLSFTAPSGQETWSYYKILIPLTKIGSINPVVMRDNPTERYIQLVSVDGHDFWFMGFVNYEKATHHLFESFSSFAASGIPVPDPHQHAQKLDSAAQH; encoded by the exons ATGAACCGCAACACTAACCAACAAGTTGTTGAATCTGTTGAATATCCCCATCTCTCATTCTCTACTGCTGATCCTGACCCTCCCACCCCACCATCTTCCTCCGTCTATGGTCAACAAATGAAAGCTGATGCTCCGTCGTCCTCCACCGCACCTCCATCCAAGTCCAACAATGCTGAGAATGCTGAGAAATGGGGGACGCACGTAATGGGCACACCCGCGGTTCCTACATGCCACCCAAACAATCAAAAGGCAGCTTTATGGGGCGCAGCTGATCAGAAAGACTACCAAAACCACCATCACCCTTATATCCAATACACCCCTATCGACACAAGTACCGCCACTCCCTTTGACTCTGTTCTCCAGAAATTCAACACTTGGAGCGCCAAGGCTGAGTCCACTGCCCACAACATTTGGCACaatt TGAAAACTGGATCATCTGTATCTGGAGCTGCCTGGGGGAAGGTGAATCTGAGGGCAAAAACAATAACAGGAGGTGGATTCGAGGCTCTTTACAAGCAGACGTTCGCCACATATCCGAATGAGACCCTCAAGAAGACATTTGCCTGTTACTTATCCACATCAACTGGTCCAGTTGCCGGCACCCTCTATCTCTCTACTATCCACGTCGCTTTTTGCAGCGATCGCCCGTTGTCCTTCACTGCGCCGTCTGGCCAGGAGACTTGGAGCTATTACAAG ATTTTGATACCACTAACCAAGATTGGGAGCATCAACCCAGTGGTGATGAGAGACAACCCAACTGAGAGGTACATACAGCTGGTCTCCGTGGACGGCCATGATTTTTGGTTCATGGGATTTGTTAATTATGAGAAAGCAACTCATCATCTCTTTGAAAGCTTTTCAAGTTTTGCTGCATCTGGAATTCCAGTCCCCGACCCACATCAACACGCCCAGAAGTTGGACTCCGCTGCCCAACATTGA
- the LOC105177472 gene encoding translocon-associated protein subunit beta has product MANSDFAPAICILAAFFFAASTIASSDAPFIVAHKKASLTRLKSGSERVSVSIDIYNQGYSTAYDVTLNDDSWSQDVFDIVSGNTSVSWERLDAGTVLSHSFELEAKTRTVFYGAPAVITFRVPTKAALQEAYSTPILPLDVLADRPPEKKFDWAKRLLAKYGSLVSVISIVVLFVYLVSTPSKSSASKASKKKR; this is encoded by the exons ATGGCGAATTCCGATTTCGCTCCTGCCATCTGTATTCTTGCAGCTTTTTTCTTCGCCGCATCCACCATCGCCAGCTCCGACGCCCCCTTTATCGTGGCCCATAAGAAGGCCTCCCTCACCAGGCTCAAGTCCGGCTCCGAGCGTGTCTCCGTTTCCATTGACATCTACAATCAAGGATACTC GACTGCTTATGATGTAACACTTAACGATGATAGCTGGTCTCAGGATGTCTTTGACATTGTCTCTGGAAATACTTCAGTGTCATGGGAAAGGCTTGACGC TGGGACTGTTCTTTCACATTCCTTTGAGTTGGAGGCAAAAACAAGAACTGTCTTTTATGGAGCTCCGGCAGTTATTACATTCCGTGTTCCTACAAAAGCTGCCTTACAG GAGGCATACTCAACTCCAATCCTGCCTCTCGATGTTCTAGCAGATAGGCCTCCTGAGAAAAAGTTTGATTGG GCTAAG AGACTCTTGGCAAAATACGGATCTCTTGTTTCAGTGATATCTATTGTGGTTTTGTTTGTGTACCTGGTCTCAACACCGTCAAAATCGAGTGCATCAAAGGCAAGCAAGAAGAAGCGCTAA